GGCTGGCCTTTGTCTTCATGAAAGTTGTTGACCTGCCAGTATACTTGGACAACCTGACTGATGCCCTATTGGCGTTATTTATGGGATCGTGAGTCTTCTCCCAAATAAGTTTCTCCTGCATAAGGAAAAACTTAGCATTAggtaatcaaaattaaaaacataaacAAAACATAATATAGAAACTAACTAAAGTTTTGTAAGTAGAGGTTTTACCACCCACTTATGAAATTATCGCTCTTTGGTCTTTGCAGAGATCTTCTTGTAGTTCGATCATGAGTGGTCGTACACCAGTTTAATGACATTAGTATATTCCTGTGTACAAGTGTTATTATCCGGTGCAAACCTATTGATGAAGAACTAAAGATGAGTAAATATAAacattgtttaagaattttaaaataaattacattTAAAACCAATTAAATTAGTGCCCACGTGGTCAATCCATCACTTATTTACAAGAGTCTATCATATAGATATGaaatataatatactaaaagGGTCTAAGTCTGGGATAATATATGTTATATAGATGTCTGACTAATGTTTTAATGTACATATATTTGTCTAGCTTAACTATTTAAGATCTATGTTTATTCTCCTTATTCTGCTTTATAACTTATTATGCATGACAGATAATCATTATAATGAgtattgaaagaaaaatttacTCCGAAATTACACCCACATTTTCTAATGACAAATTAGacttatgtattatttaataaaGAGTTAGAGTTATAGAGACATACGTAGTAACATCTTGCCTTTAGTATGCTCATAAGGTGCTAGAAGTTGGATCGTTATAATATTACTCTGAGGTGTCAGTTTTTCACTTTTTATACTGCTAAAAATTTTGGCAAGATCAAATTAGGAGATAAAAGATGTGTAACATCATTGGTATAGGAGATGTGTAGATTGAAACCAACATAGGATGCAAGATGTAGTTGAAGAATGTTAGGCATGCGCTACATATGCAGTTCAGTCTTATTTTAGTGAATGTAGTAGATCGAGAAGGTTATTGTACTTTTTTTGGTAGTGGAAAATGTAAGATTACCAAAAAGGTTCTCATTCTTACTAAAGAAGACAATAGTCTTACTAGTATCTACTGGTTGCAAACAATGTTGTGTAAAGAAGAGGTGAATGTGGCTAATGATTCCTCCTCTGATTTGTGCAATATGTATCTTGGTCATTTAAGCAAGAAAGAACTTATGATCTTAACCATGAAGCACTCACTTCCAGCGAAAGGTACAACTTTAAATATTTGTACTCATTATTTTGTACTCATGGTGacatagataaaaaaaattatatagaaCAACCAGAGGATTTCGAGGTTAAAGGAAATGAGCATCTTGTATGCAAATTGAAGAATAATATGGACTGAAGCAAGTGCCAAGGTAGTGGAATACGAAGCTTGATTCTTTCATGGAAATTCATGGGTATAGTAAGACTTCTTCTGATCATTGTGTGTTATGTCAAGAAATTCTCTGATGGTGAATTTATAATTCTTTTAGCATGAGTATCACTCGTGACAGGAAGAATGAAAAACTGTGGTTGTCGCACCAAAAGTATATTGAGAATGTTTTAAAGAGGTTTAGTATGAATAATTTCAAACTTGTTAGTACTCCACTTGCTAGCCATTTCAAGCTTGAGTTCACAGTAATGTCCTACaagtgagaaagaaaaaaagaaataaagaagatTTCATATGCATCTGTGGTTGGTAGTTTGGTGTATGCTATGGTTTGCACTAGGCCAGATATTGCTCATGCTGTTATAGTTTTTAGCCAGTTTCTCTCTAATCCTTGAAAAGAACATTGGCAAGTAGTAAAGTGGATTCTCAGAGATCTTAATGGTACTAACAGAGTTTATTTATGCTTTGGAAGTGGCCAACATGTGTTGGATGGTTATAAAATATGCGAATATGGCTAGGGATCCTGATTCAAGAAAGTTTACTTCTGGTTATATGATGACTTTTGCAGGGAGAGTTATGTCATGGCAATTTTGAGTTCAAAAATATGTTGCTTTGTCTATTATAGAGGCAAAATACATTATCGTTGTTAAAGCTTCTAAAGAACTCTTATGGATGAATAAATTTCTACAAGAGTTAAGCATCAATACAAAAAGTTTGTGTTATTTTGTGAAAGCCAAAGTGTTATCCATCTCAGCAAGAATCCGATGTTTCATTCTAGATCAAAGCACATAGAGATGAGGTATCATTAGATATGTCAAACATTTGAGAAGAAGTCATATGCACTTAAGAAGATCCATACTAATGAtaatgatttaaatatgatggCTAAGAATTTACCTATAGTGAAGTTTGATTCTTGTAATGAGAAGGCGAGCTTGGCGGAGCAGTATGTACCCACTTAAGTCAGTAAGAGAGAGATTTGTTGATTGGTCTCCAACTCAATTGAAGTccacaaattaaataaaaaataaaaaaagaaagaagtggCTTAcccattataaaaaaaaaaagaaagaagagagagtgtgTATTAcacaaacaaaaagaaaaagaaaagaaacagagtctgagagagaggatcatcaccaaagaaaagaaaaaaaagggtaaaaaggaCAATGTTATTTTGATCttattaaattagtaaatttatttcatttcttatgaaattttagtatgttgTTTCTAGTGTAAAGATAAACATTATGATATAATTTtggttaaattattttttctattgtCTGATTTGAAATACTTACTTAGTAGAGAATCTATATTGATTTCCTcagttttaataatttattgtgTTTATTGTTAAAATACTATAGTGCTACTAGAAATACTGATTGTGTATCTGATATTGATTTcctcaattttaataattttcataaatttttttatttttttgagagtttttcataataaaaattcagatatataatattttaatttttgttattatatttACTGTTTAGAATACTTTTGatattgtttatttaattatacaGATTATGAAAAAATTGTTCTTGATAATGATACCCATTTTATTTTACTTCCTGTAGAAATGCATCATGTcaattaactaaattatttgTCAAAAACCCAAAAGgctaaaggaaaaaaaaaagtaatatatagcaacattaacaaaattaaaaacccGTCAACCCCATTGAACATATTTTCTCCATATGAAATTCTTAAATACATGACATATACCATTATCTCAACATTGAGCAACTTATTCCACCCCCCTCCCCCTCTTTTGAATTTGTCATTTGAGCTAAGCCACAGCTACATTCTCACTACAAAATTACATTAATAAGGAAAAgaacaaaggaaaagaaaaaaggttACACCATCCCCACCAATACTTTAATTATACCCCACCAAAGTAAAATTACAATTAACATTACATGcacaagagaaaaaaaataaagagaaagttCCCTAACGAAGTTACCTTACTAAGGAGAATTAGTAGTATTGTCAAAGATATCCGCAGGAGGAATGAAGTGATCCAATGACAATCCCGGCACATTAAACATAACATCATCAATGGTCCATATTTCTTCCATCCTGGTCCTACTATGCTGCATCGACAGCTCACCGAATCGGAACACGGTTGCGATTGACCGTCCTTGATGGGCGatcagaacaccatccacgtcTCGATAGTCGCCGATAGTGCTCCCTATGGTGGTCTCCCAATACACCGTATCATTGTTGTCTTGTGTTTGGACCCTTGTGAGGTGGGAGTCTTCTAAGTATATGAGGAGCCCACTCTTTTGGCAAAAGTAGCCGTATAGTATGTGCCTTATCACCTCAGCGGGGCCCTCGCTTCTTTCGATCACAGCCGCTCGATCTGCAGAAACCTTTAGGACGAAGCAATCAACGGTCCCAATTCGATTCTCGCCTAGGCATTGTGCGTCGGTGAATAGGCTTGCTGTGGTCTTAGGATCTAACCCCTGGAAAATGTGCATTAAAAGAAACATAAAGGTCATGGATTAATTGTATACTTGTATGTATCATTTTTTACGAGAAggattattatatatcattctttttagattttttatcataaataattcataaaaatatatgttGGTATTTTAACCATTTATGTTCAAGATCTTATAACTAAATTATAAACCatttaattaattctatttttattattttatacatatttaataaataaaaaataaattaataggCGGATTAATACAGTAGTAGCATTATTAATGGTTGTATGTTGAAATTTATAGTGCGTCtgatttatgttttatttttatatttttaaagatttttttagaatttaaaagaaaagtgaaaaatataaaaaataataaccttttttcttacttgtaattttttacataatcctaaaatttaaaaacattcaaataaaaaataagaatagaaaACAAACATTGCTTTAACATGTTCCTTAATTTTGGGGATTAGACTTGTATTACTCTCTATCTACTTTACCTAAAAGAAAAAGTGTATGCTCGTAttaaagaaattcaaaattgcATAGGGTTTTGCAAATATACTATTGTTATACCCGATCTCAATTTTCGTGTAGACCCATATGCTGCCCTTGTTGAtttcaattattaaatttatgtaTATCTTTTTTGtacttcctttttctttttaaaaactCGACAAAATGACTTcacaaattttcaccaaaatcacattaatttattttatcatttatgTACTCTGCGGAAaactttttataataaaataatcaagagtatttttatatacattttATCTTGCATGTTTAGCCATCATCacaaacattattttttcttattttcaaaagataataaagttaaaaattatttttaataagagAGTTAAATTAACTACTAAATTGCAAGTTCATTTACATCAATAAATGCTTTTTATTATTAGATAAATTTAAGACTCAATTTTTATAAATGTAAAATAtaatctaataaataaaaaaatatatatgtcgATTCaactttataaaaaaaaatgaataaaaataattcactTCTTTGATAAATAGGAAAAAAGTGAGTGATAGGCTATCCTGAGCCAAACAACTTTGAAGGGGAGACACAAGTACAAATGAAAAAAGAATATATAGGCATGAAAGGAGGGGCAATAATGCATTGTTGGAGAGACAGGACTGTTCATTAAAGTgccaaaaagaaaaagttaaagCAAAAGggttatataaataataaaaaaataaataaaaaagatagagGGTACCCTTAGGTACCTCAGATAAGCAGCAATCCCAAGATGTGACTCATGATCTATTCAAAATATTCATATAATCAAAGATGACGTCAGATTGATAATCACGTGGCATGTAAGTATGCCAATTCCTTAGGGAAAAAACAAGTCCTTATTGTTTAGGGTAAAAGCATGGGACAGTTTCTCCATCATTGTCAGCAAAAATCGAAATATACCCTTCAACTCATTCggattttaatttaatttttggtttCTCAATCTTTATCTTTGTTAGGTACATCTTGCGGTCTTGCCTTTGAATTGAACCCTATAGTTCTTTGTCCCCCAAGGCTCTAGTAATCCAACAAATAAAGCCTAACAAAATAGTACAAGTTTCTGTTTGGTGTATAACCTAACAAAATCCAGAACAAAATTAAAGCTCTTTTATTCTTTCCCAATTTCATGTTTGTACTAAGACAAATTTTcgcataatcacatatatgaaaACCTGGTCTCGTTCTCAGTTTTCACTATAACAAATCtaagattaagtagttatcattatatagtacatatatatatttccAAGAAAGATTTTAAATAACAGATTAGTTAACTTTGTGAAATATTCTAATAAAAACGACACTTATGTGATTAATTGCAATTGCACCAATTGCGATTAGAACATTTCTTGTTACGTGGTAGCTTTTGGTGgatagttaattatttttcttcGCACAATATTATAACCACAAATGAATATGATGCATAAATTCTTCAAGGAAATGTTAAGGTGAAAATATAATATATGGATGCAAATTGCAATTTCAATCCCACACATTATTTCAAGAaataattgtgaaaagtaaatgaaaaataatatatgtacTACAAAAACTATAAAAGttgtatattaatttatttttgaaataataataataataaataccaATATTTAGTAAAAATGATCAAAATGTCATGTGCTACTAAAAATTTCTGATATAAAATAATTGATTTGGACatagcaaaaataattattagtaGTTCGAATTTTGTTTtgcatattataaaaaatatatttattgtatataaataaatatataatttaatttatttttaatatataatttatattttaatgtatatattttattttgatagttaattttaacgattaattttaatttaaatttaaaataattaaaagattaataatgttaaaaattagcatattttataattgattattattaatatttctaataatataaaattatattaaattttaataaaaatactgaTAGAAAGATTACTGGGCAATTATCCGTGTTTACCTGAATAATGCGGCGGAGAGGGCGTTGTGGACCTTTAGCAGCATGAGTTCCTAACCAAGGTGTGTGCCTCCACACAGTTTTGCCATTGCTGCCAGCAATGACCTTATGGCCACCAACCACCAACTCAAGTGACCACATTCCCGGCCGCATCTGCCATAGCACGAAGCAGCCGTTCTCGGTGCTCCTTGTTCCCAAACACTTCACCGCCTTGCCGGACGAAATCTCCGTCTCGCAGCATATCATCTTCACCACCCCCGCCGCATACATGTTTTTTGTGTCCCTTTGTTGTTTTAAGCAACCTGTTGCTGCCAGGTACTGTTGTATGATGTACTTGGCCGTTGAAGTTTCCTATTTTAGTTCCCGGTATTCAAACTCAAGCGTTATTTACTTATATATATGAACAATGTTATACTTTTCTTACAATTCTACTAGAACTTTTGCGAGAAATCAAATTACGTTTTTGTGCTCTTGACATTTTATATCAAGTTTTCACTTCGAAGTTCATTATTTGAGGGGAATAATTAACCGATTTGACCATGtagtaaaaaaatgaaaacaaacgtttttaatatatatagagagagcgAGAGAAGAGGGTTGCTTAATTATTAGTGCTTACAAAAGGGGTGTCTTTGATGTGAATGCTGAGAGAAGGATCACGTGCTGAAGGAATTGGAGCCAATGGACACCCCAAGACACCAAGCAAGAGCCTCAAATCTTGTGTCTTTGCATGAATGCTTCCGTAGAACGATGATGAGGACGACGAAGACGAGAAGCTTCCTCCTCCTCCAGGGGAAATCTTCTGAGCCTTGAACCATTCCCTTATGACTTCCCATGAGCTCTCTTTCTTGGAAACTTCTTCTTGCATATCTGGGTCTGGACCTTCCATTAACGGCGTTAGTGGCTGTGGTGCCCAACTCTGGCGCCATCGTGCTCTAGAACCCATTGATGATCAGGATTCGTGAGGCAGTAATGGACAATTATTATTGACTGATCAAAAGTGAAAATACGTTGTGAGAATGTATGAAGCAAAGAGCAGGAGAAGGAAAGAGGTATCAGAAAGTGGATGCGgtttgggagagagagagagagagttcaGCAAAAGAATAGGGTAATGATATTTGTCCGTCTGATAGACCTATATATaggctgtttttttttttatgagtttCATGTGTGAGTTAGCCTCAGTTATGCTGTTTTGGGGGGATTTACGGCGTTGAAGTTTTGTTTGTTAGTGTGAAGAAATTGGACTGTCTGATTTCATTGCGGAGAGAGATAACAAATCGGACGGATCGATTTGTGCACTGAAATTGGTCCTAGCGATTTCAGGAGAGAGGGAATAGCTGAAAActaatcggacggtccgattagtgttgttgaaaattttgaaatatgAAGACGCggtcggaccgtccgatttacTTGTTGCTGCTGTatacataaaataaaagttACCTTGGAAACTCCCCATTAGTTCGTCTTCCTCTTCATCCCGAGAGAAAACCTAGCAAGCTATGTAACTTTTCTTCTCTggttctccttcttcatttttgcacaaggaaaaaaaaataatagtgtTATTAGAGTAGCTAGTATATCACTGTTAGTATAGATGATAGAGTTAgtttgaaaatatattattttgggCATATTTTATTACAAACATTTGAAGGAGTTCAATTTGTATGTGAAAATCCGTTAGATGTTGTTATTCCATACACGTTGTCGTTTGAGGAATTAAAAGGTGTGATTTGTGAGAAGATAGATCCTCATTTATCTAGTGTCATGTATTTTGTACAAGTATCCTTTTATCCGTATTTGGTGGGTTCGTACAATTTCAAACGAAGTACGTAACGGATGAAGCGAGCAGGCATGAGATGTTTtcaatatatattgaaaatcgTCATCGAATGTCGTGCGTCGAGCTGTACATTGAGTTCGAGCAGTCGGAAGCGGACCGAAatattgaattggaagattATGATAGTGATAGTGAGGAGGAATTTGAAAGTCATTATGAGATCGTTGGtttgggtgaagaagaagatgaagctGACGACACTATGAACGCAGATGTAGCGGAGGTGGCAAATGTATTGGCAAACCAACAACTGTTTCAAGAGCCTTCTTTCATGCGGTCGTTGAATTTGGAGGCTATGCATgcaccggagtttcctcaataCATGAATGCAGGTATGTAAAGAAAGATAGTTACTGATATGTGAACTACAATTTGTGTAACATGcctttgattattttattagttattagttATTCAGTATGGACTATATTTACTAGGTGGTTAGGTAGTTAAGATAGCTAACATGTAGACTATAATTATATCTGTAAAAATGTAGATTACTTTTATTTACGAGAATACGTATCTTGATGAGTGATTGTAGCTGAGCTTCCTGTTGTGATCGATGGGGAATTCACGGTTGGAATGGAATTCAGTTAAAGGGAGGCAGTAATCAAGGCGATGAAGGATTATACCATCCGTAGAGGTGTAGACTATAGGGTGTATGAGTCAGAACCGACGACATTCTATGCTAAATGTACACAATATGGCGTAGGTTGTGATTGGtaatgattggatttttgacggtttagaatttcacaaatgaaatctcgttgcaataTAGCTCCTAAAGCAAcaaataatcctttcatacaaaagattgtttgtcacaagtaacaaacccctaaatttataaaccgaagtattcaaacctcggatcgttctccctaggaattacaataaagtgtcttgttattggttatgagttatttttggggttttgataagagacatgaaagataaatggcaaaaagtaaactaatggctaaaaagatcttggcaagggttggtggtcaaggatttctatcctaatcactaaccacaatatgagaattggcaaggattaattccattaagtcatcctctaactagtaaaggaaagtcaaatgagctatatcaatcctagtccataagtcctaactctccactaattcaattagtgagaactagagtcaatggatcccaatcatcaattacttggacattagtaactcaagagttcctaagttacctttccaagccaagagcataaaattctattctaaaatccaaccaagcatttcatcaaatacttggaaggcacaaaagaaaagcatagtaagtTGACAActagaatgaaatctaacaactattattgcaaagaatttataacaacaatcaaaagaaatacaattattatgaattacctcaaattgaattgaaagaaaagagaagaaacaagagtagatctacaacaaaatatagaagcaacataaaggaaattacaacaaaagaatagaagaatgatgattgcaacaacaaggaattgagaagaagaagtagaagaaagaatgaattaaaacctagatctaagaactaaacctaatcctaatcctaatcctagagagaagtgagagcttctctctctaaaactaactctaaactaatcctaatgagtgtgaatgaTCAAAAGTCTAGTCtccccctttgctcttcaatccttggctttaaatagcagtttaggtgccaaagttggttgggattgggccccacaactcTTGAGAATTCGTTGGGTGcgaattcacttaaaaatcaagtatcagcatcgatgcgtacgcgcacagcatgcgtacgcgtccatgggccATTTCGCAAGGTGCGCACGTGCATCCATGGGCGAATTCAACTCTTTGgcgtttcatgatttctccactttgcatgctttcctcttcactcctttgattcATTCCTcaccttttcaatctgaaatcactaacaaacacatcaaaacatctagtggaatcaaagagagattaaaatcatcaagttaaaggcctaaaaagcatgttttcacatctaagcacaaataaggagacaatcacaaaatcatgctaatttattgaataaatgtgggtaaaaggtattaaaatctcctaaaatcaatacaagataaaccctacaaatggggtttatcaattgGCTGATCAGGGTTACCAAAATGCAGAAAAAGTACTATTGGGAGATAAGAAGGTACAATGGTAGTCACACTTGTACTCGATCTAGTATTTCTCAAGACCATTCGAAACTGGATTCTAAGACAGTTGCAGAAGCAATTAAGCTGTTGGTAGAGGTTGACCCATCTATAAAGGTGAAATTAGTCATTGCGGAAGTACAGTCAAAGTTTAACTACACCATCAGTTATCACAAAGCATGGTTGGCAAAGGAGAAGGCAGTGGAGTCAGTCTTCGGGGGTTGGGAAGCATCGTACGAAGCCTTGCCCATATGGTTTGAGGCTATGTGTCATAAAGAGCCATTAGCGGTGGTTCACTTTGAGACAATGCCTGCATACCAGGGAGATGATTTGGTTCCTGATATCCGTGTATTGCACCGAGTCTTCTAGAGTTATTACCCTTGTATAAGGGCATTCAGACATTGCAAGCCAgttgtgcaggtggacgggacTCATTTGTATAGAAAATGCAAGGGTTGTTTATTGGTAGCAGTTTCACAAGATGGAAATAACAATATTGTGCCTATTGCATTTGCCATAGTGGAGGGAGAGACTTCTGAGGCATGGTACTTTTTTCTAAGTAACTTACGCCAACATGTGGTAACACGTGATGGTATAGGACTTATCTCTGTTCGACACGATTCTATCAGGTCAGCTATTGCTCGTAGTAATGGGGCTTGGTCTCCTCCTAGAGCTTTCCATATATTTTGTATCAGGCATATTGAGTCGAATTTCTTGAGATTGTTCATGGTTCAATGTTTCTTATCGTAGGATATTCGAGGACGATTTGGGAGTACCAGATGCGCTATGAACGACTATGCGAACGGGGTGAGGCTTACACCAACTGGCTTGACTGGATCCCAGTGAGCAGTATGCGTTGGCATTTGACGGTAGATATAGATGGGGTCACATGACCACCAACCTTGTGGAGTGCATCAACTCCATTTTGAAGGGGGCTCGCAATCTTCCAGTCACTGCCCTTGTGAAGGCCACATTTTACAGACTGAATGAGTTGTTCACTAGGAAGAGAGCCGAGGCTGAGACTTGCATTAATGCTGGGCATGTGTTCTCTAAGCTTGTGACTTCTAAGTTGCATGCAAACTAACGAGCAGCAAGAAATATACAAGTTAGTTGCTTTGACAGAGAAAATGAAGCCTTTGAAGTACGTGAGATGCCTAGTGGGGTTGAGTATGCAGTTGACCTATGCCGACAACGTTGCGACTGTGGTGAATTCCAGGTTGACAGAATTCCCTGTTGACATGTATTTGCTTGTTGTGCAAATCAGCGGTTGGACTGGCAGGTGTACGTTCATGACTTTTACAAAATGGACTAAGTTCGAAGGGTATACAGGGCTAGGTTTAGACCATTGGGAAATCCTACAACATGGCCACCTTATCATGGACCTCGATTCATTGGTAATCCGTTCCTTAAACGGGTGGCCAAAGGTCGGCCTAGGATGACCCGCTTCTTTAATGAGATGGATACACGTATGTTGCATGGTCCTAGGAGATGCAAGTAATGCGGTGCAGAGGGCCACAACCGTAGTAGATGTCGTCAAAGTGGTGGTCTAAGTTCAGACCAGTCAGAAATAGAGTTACTTTTGTTGCATTTCAGTTGATTGGACTTTTATTGTGTAGAATTAAAAACCGTACCGTACCGGCCGGTTTGACCGGATctcagattttaattttaagtttttaactattttatattttaacatgcATTGAAACTATAGTAGTAACAACAACGTAATAACATATAGACGTAAAACTCGGACCGGACTGGCCGGTTTGACCGGAAACTGGTGAACCGGACctcagattttaattttaaatttttaactattttatattttaacatgcATTGAAACCATAGTAGTAACAACATCGTAATTACATATAGATGTAAAAACCGGACCGGACCGACCGGTTTGATCGGGAACTGGTGAACCGGAccttagattttaattttaagtttttagctattttatattttaacatgcATTGAAACCATAGTAGTAACAACAACGTAATTACATATAAATGTAAAAACCAGACCAGACCGGCCGATTTGACCGAAAACTGGTGAACCGGACctcagattttaattttaagtttttaactattttatatt
The Arachis stenosperma cultivar V10309 chromosome 7, arast.V10309.gnm1.PFL2, whole genome shotgun sequence genome window above contains:
- the LOC130941703 gene encoding uncharacterized protein LOC130941703 codes for the protein MGSRARWRQSWAPQPLTPLMEGPDPDMQEEVSKKESSWEVIREWFKAQKISPGGGGSFSSSSSSSSFYGSIHAKTQDLRLLLGVLGCPLAPIPSARDPSLSIHIKDTPFETSTAKYIIQQYLAATGCLKQQRDTKNMYAAGVVKMICCETEISSGKAVKCLGTRSTENGCFVLWQMRPGMWSLELVVGGHKVIAGSNGKTVWRHTPWLGTHAAKGPQRPLRRIIQGLDPKTTASLFTDAQCLGENRIGTVDCFVLKVSADRAAVIERSEGPAEVIRHILYGYFCQKSGLLIYLEDSHLTRVQTQDNNDTVYWETTIGSTIGDYRDVDGVLIAHQGRSIATVFRFGELSMQHSRTRMEEIWTIDDVMFNVPGLSLDHFIPPADIFDNTTNSP